The stretch of DNA TTCGGGCCTGTGGAAGCATGGCATTTTAGCAGAGCGGTTTGCGGCGGATGTGACGGATGCCCTGCGGGCGTTATGGCTTGAACAGCAAGGCTACCAGGTGCAGGTGATCGAGTTTATTGAGCTGGAGCATACACCGAAGAACCTGGCGATTCGAGCGGTGCGCGTGGCGAAACCAAGCCGGGAATCGATCCGGCTGGCGAAAGAGAAATCTCAGGCACTTAAAGAGCTTTGTGGAATTACGACGACCTGGCTTGATCGCTGGGATGGCCAAAAGGTAGACGTCAGGTAGGGTGCATGCCAATACACCAATTGAGAGTAAATATGTATATACATAAATACTGGTGCATTCCGAGGACTCCATGCACCCTACGTTAAATGTCGACATGAAGCGGTGATTTATCGGCAGGCGGGAGCCTGCCCTACAAAATGCTACATGTACCTTGCAATTCGCTAGAAGCCGGTGATCTGGCGGTCGTGGAGATGCTCCTTGAGGACGGCGGTCTGGGTGAAGATTTCTGCGTCGAGGCCGAATTCGCGGCCTTTTTCAACGTAGGCAGCAATGTCGTCCGTGTAGAAGCATTCCTCGGGGTCGCATTGAATGGCCTCAAGGGCCGCTTCATAGATCCTGGCTTCGGGTTTGATGGCACCCACTTCGCAGGAAAGGACGCGCTCGTCAAACTCATTGAGGACATCAAAGTGTTTTTCGACGTAACGGACGTGCGAGACACTGGTATTGGAGAGGAGAACCAGCCGATGG from Planctopirus ephydatiae encodes:
- a CDS encoding HAD family hydrolase encodes the protein MIKTCLFDMGNVLVFFSHERMCRQIGALCGWTRDECRKQLMDSGLQWNYERGLLTCEEMRDALSELSGRNISLAALDRATADIFIENTSMLPILARLKANGHRLVLLSNTSVSHVRYVEKHFDVLNEFDERVLSCEVGAIKPEARIYEAALEAIQCDPEECFYTDDIAAYVEKGREFGLDAEIFTQTAVLKEHLHDRQITGF